The following are from one region of the Variovorax sp. V213 genome:
- a CDS encoding DSD1 family PLP-dependent enzyme: MLPDTQVNTPLIGIAGGRQSLDTPALLLDLGALARNIERMAAFAKARGVGLRPHVKTHKSVEIARRQVAAGAIGVSCVTLGEAEVMVKAGIPGVLITSPAVTPSKIARVVKLARLAGPGGMMVVVDDPRNAADLAEATLGLTHPLEVLVDYGAGYNRTGAASEAQVLELAGRIAAEPRLKLRGLQAYAGNLQHIPDRQQRSAAAASLRETIAHIVAEAQRSGIHFEIVTGAGTGTHDLDAQRDAFTELQAGSYVFMDAEYTHVLAGPAQPSPFEVSLFVQTAVVSTHAADWVTVDGGTKCFATDSGVPLVARGTDPASRYAFFGDEHGKLLFAGTRPALGDRVEFVTPHCDPTVNLHDAYHVVDGDTLVAIWPVDARGRH; this comes from the coding sequence ATGCTTCCCGACACGCAAGTCAATACACCGCTGATCGGCATTGCCGGCGGGCGGCAGTCGCTCGATACGCCGGCACTCCTGCTCGACCTTGGCGCCCTCGCGCGCAACATCGAACGCATGGCCGCGTTTGCCAAGGCACGGGGCGTGGGCCTGCGGCCGCACGTCAAGACGCACAAGTCCGTGGAGATTGCGCGACGCCAGGTGGCCGCGGGCGCCATCGGCGTGAGCTGCGTCACGCTGGGCGAGGCGGAGGTGATGGTCAAGGCCGGCATTCCGGGCGTACTGATCACCTCGCCCGCCGTCACCCCGAGCAAGATCGCACGGGTGGTCAAGCTTGCCAGGCTCGCAGGCCCCGGCGGAATGATGGTGGTGGTGGACGACCCGCGCAACGCGGCCGACCTTGCCGAAGCCACGCTCGGCCTGACGCACCCGCTCGAGGTGCTGGTCGACTACGGCGCCGGCTACAACCGCACCGGCGCCGCCAGCGAGGCGCAGGTGCTCGAGCTCGCAGGCCGCATTGCGGCCGAGCCGCGCCTGAAGCTGCGCGGCCTGCAGGCCTACGCCGGCAATCTGCAACACATACCCGACCGGCAGCAGCGCAGTGCCGCGGCAGCCAGCCTGCGCGAAACCATCGCGCACATCGTGGCCGAAGCCCAACGCAGCGGCATTCATTTCGAGATCGTCACGGGCGCGGGTACCGGCACCCATGACCTCGATGCACAGCGCGATGCATTCACCGAACTGCAGGCCGGCTCCTATGTCTTCATGGACGCGGAATACACGCATGTGCTCGCTGGCCCGGCGCAGCCTTCGCCCTTCGAGGTGTCACTGTTCGTGCAGACGGCGGTGGTGAGCACCCATGCGGCGGACTGGGTCACTGTCGACGGCGGCACCAAGTGCTTTGCCACCGACAGCGGCGTTCCGCTGGTGGCGCGTGGCACCGATCCGGCGAGCCGCTATGCCTTCTTTGGCGACGAGCACGGCAAGCTGCTGTTCGCCGGGACGCGGCCCGCATTGGGCGACCGCGTCGAGTTCGTCACGCCCCACTGCGACCCGACCGTCAATCTGCACGACGCCTACCACGTGGTCGACGGCGATACCCTGGTTGCGATCTGGCCGGTGGACGCCCGCGGCAGGCACTAG